One region of Papaver somniferum cultivar HN1 unplaced genomic scaffold, ASM357369v1 unplaced-scaffold_131, whole genome shotgun sequence genomic DNA includes:
- the LOC113332379 gene encoding uncharacterized protein LOC113332379: MPISSFSCCCFSPTSYMFVQHLVLLALWRFSDKIMPWCLMCYHIKCVFLVWLQHPSVAALLGIEVGSYCWALKLVHTSCLFSIAMLDTSWSLICFSLLNWLRLYA; encoded by the exons ATGCCAATTTCCAGCTTCTCATGCTGCTGTTTTTCACCGACTAGTTATATGTTTGTGCAACATTTGGTACTTTTAGCCTTGTGGAGATTCTCTGACAAAATTATGCCCTG GTGTCTCATGTGCTACCACATTAAGTGTGTATTTCTCGTGTGGCTCCAACATCCATCTGTTGC AGCTCTGCTGGGCATTGAAGTTGGTTCATACTGCTGGGCATTGAAGTTGGTTCATACCTCATGTTTATTTTCCATTGCAATGCTTGACACCAGTTGGTCCTTAATTTGCTTCTCTCTTTTGAATTGGCTTAG GCTGTATGCATAG